A section of the Enterococcus montenegrensis genome encodes:
- a CDS encoding ornithine cyclodeaminase family protein has protein sequence MNKVTVLNENDLRKILTMEETIAAVEEAYKQKELNKAFVLPMIFHEFEAGVADMDIKAGVMPELERYGLKVVSWFKDNPAKNLPALFGTTLLFDSKTGAPCSLLDAEYITGMRTGAAGAIGAKYLAKKMAKTLLIIGSGQQAFFQIAAYLTVFDSISDISIFDPLDANKANAFVTNLATPLESLLAKNPTKKVSLKNTNVSAVTDLAQTLEKSDLVATVTPATTPIIKAKWVKKGTHFSCIGADISGKEEIDPQIFKDAIIIVDDLQQAITVGETERPIKEGVIKKADISGEIGALITGKVAGRTADDAITIFDSTGIALQDLAVSNLALKIATKENIGQTVFL, from the coding sequence ATGAATAAAGTTACAGTTTTAAATGAAAATGATTTACGAAAAATTTTAACAATGGAAGAAACTATCGCCGCAGTTGAAGAGGCTTATAAACAAAAAGAGTTAAACAAAGCCTTCGTTCTTCCGATGATATTCCATGAATTTGAAGCTGGTGTTGCGGATATGGATATCAAAGCTGGTGTTATGCCCGAACTTGAGCGTTATGGTTTAAAAGTCGTCTCTTGGTTTAAAGATAATCCCGCCAAAAACTTACCGGCTTTATTTGGTACTACCCTCTTATTTGATAGTAAAACAGGAGCACCTTGCAGCTTGTTGGATGCTGAATATATCACGGGCATGCGCACCGGTGCCGCAGGAGCCATTGGTGCAAAATATTTAGCTAAAAAAATGGCCAAAACATTGCTAATTATTGGTTCGGGCCAACAAGCCTTTTTTCAGATTGCTGCATATTTGACAGTTTTTGACAGTATATCGGATATTTCTATTTTTGATCCCTTAGATGCAAACAAAGCAAATGCGTTTGTAACAAATTTGGCGACACCTTTAGAAAGTTTGTTAGCCAAAAATCCAACCAAAAAAGTTTCGTTAAAAAATACGAATGTTAGCGCTGTGACAGATCTTGCGCAAACATTAGAAAAATCAGATTTAGTGGCAACGGTAACCCCTGCCACTACGCCAATTATAAAGGCAAAATGGGTAAAAAAAGGAACACACTTTAGTTGTATTGGCGCTGACATCAGCGGTAAAGAAGAAATTGATCCGCAGATTTTTAAAGATGCTATCATCATCGTTGATGATTTACAACAAGCAATAACTGTTGGTGAAACTGAACGTCCGATCAAAGAAGGAGTTATAAAAAAAGCTGACATTAGCGGTGAAATTGGCGCCCTTATTACAGGAAAAGTTGCAGGTCGTACTGCAGATGATGCCATTACGATTTTTGATTCGACAGGAATTGCACTCCAAGATCTAGCTGTTTCAAATTTAGCACTAAAAATAGCTACTAAAGAAAATATTGGCCAAACTGTCTTTTTATAG
- a CDS encoding helix-turn-helix domain-containing protein, which produces MGLTVTGLLDTIDPKGFVLCAGFNGLKNPIMDVGILDHEFDLMKNKEQPYFEPCSIVVSSLLFMKDNTEQLLPTIQQLLQDKVSSLAIQNVYFKDIPLAVLNYCNEKNFPLFLLTEEADYLENLIFKIKNSIHQADYLNYLEHSFQQLLNGDEHNFASLYQQLSLVLKPQSRAYLVEKQDQAVFSLREYDQFKRDIPQAAFLTRWKNKLFVLTTLELTFPPGFKSNLIGGCSSNQEQNKDLAQLFEESLLALEANNQFGKIFHYDDLGILALIGKMKLNTGITKLVDKLMAELQADFGIEVFQTVLIFFAANGDIQKTADTLFIHPNTVRYRIKTVCNKLGFQSEFELIANYGLLFKIRK; this is translated from the coding sequence ATGGGTTTGACTGTCACGGGTCTATTGGACACTATTGATCCAAAGGGATTTGTTTTGTGTGCTGGTTTTAATGGGCTGAAGAATCCGATAATGGATGTGGGGATTTTAGATCACGAATTTGATTTAATGAAAAATAAGGAACAGCCGTATTTTGAACCTTGTTCCATTGTTGTATCCAGCCTATTGTTCATGAAAGACAATACAGAGCAACTGTTACCAACCATTCAACAATTATTACAAGATAAAGTGAGTTCTTTAGCCATTCAAAATGTTTACTTTAAGGATATTCCCCTAGCGGTCCTTAATTATTGCAACGAAAAAAATTTCCCCTTGTTTTTATTGACGGAAGAAGCGGATTACTTAGAAAATTTGATTTTTAAAATTAAAAACAGTATTCATCAAGCGGATTATTTAAATTATTTAGAACATAGTTTTCAACAGTTATTAAATGGTGATGAACACAATTTTGCGTCTTTATATCAACAGCTATCCCTTGTTTTAAAGCCTCAGAGTCGAGCATATTTGGTTGAAAAACAAGATCAAGCCGTCTTTTCTTTACGGGAGTATGACCAATTTAAACGTGATATTCCCCAAGCTGCATTTTTAACGCGGTGGAAAAATAAACTTTTTGTTCTAACAACCTTGGAGCTAACTTTTCCGCCTGGTTTTAAGTCCAATCTTATCGGCGGCTGTAGCAGCAACCAAGAACAAAACAAAGATTTAGCACAATTATTTGAAGAATCCTTGTTGGCTTTAGAAGCTAATAATCAATTTGGCAAAATTTTTCACTACGATGATTTAGGTATTTTAGCTTTGATTGGCAAAATGAAACTAAATACTGGGATTACAAAGCTTGTTGACAAATTAATGGCTGAACTACAAGCAGATTTTGGGATAGAGGTATTTCAAACTGTACTCATTTTTTTTGCCGCAAATGGTGATATTCAAAAAACAGCCGACACGCTATTTATTCATCCCAATACAGTCCGTTATCGCATCAAAACTGTCTGCAACAAGCTTGGATTTCAATCAGAGTTTGAATTGATTGCAAACTACGGTCTACTGTTTAAAATAAGAAAATAA